Proteins encoded together in one Chitinophaga sp. LS1 window:
- a CDS encoding helical backbone metal receptor gives MDTTFSDLPLKDQTGNPVRLSFPPHRIVSLVPSQTELLFDLGLSDEIVGVTKFCIHPVNDKTRVGGTKKLHIDQIRELKPDLIIANKEENEREQILSLMADFPVWVTDVHDLESALEMISQISAITDRAAKGVQICSEIKTAFEQLAFFSKNGPPHKKVAYFIWKDPWMVAGGDTFISAMLEQCGFENVFKKRTRYPVITLDELQYTDCQLVLLSSEPFPFKAAHFPFFTSLPVQLVDGEMFSWYGSRILRAAAYFRDNFYQNQAFF, from the coding sequence ATGGATACTACATTTTCTGATTTACCGCTTAAAGATCAAACTGGCAATCCGGTGAGGTTGTCCTTTCCACCTCACCGGATTGTATCATTAGTTCCTTCGCAAACAGAGTTATTATTTGATCTTGGGCTTTCTGATGAGATTGTGGGAGTGACAAAATTTTGTATTCACCCGGTGAATGATAAAACCCGGGTGGGAGGAACAAAGAAATTACATATAGATCAGATTAGGGAGTTAAAACCGGATCTGATCATTGCTAATAAGGAGGAGAATGAACGGGAGCAGATCTTATCATTGATGGCCGATTTCCCGGTTTGGGTGACAGATGTGCATGATTTGGAGAGTGCCCTGGAAATGATTTCACAAATTAGTGCAATTACAGACCGGGCAGCAAAGGGGGTGCAAATTTGTTCGGAGATAAAAACAGCCTTTGAGCAGTTGGCCTTTTTTTCTAAAAATGGTCCTCCTCACAAAAAAGTGGCCTATTTCATCTGGAAAGATCCCTGGATGGTAGCCGGAGGAGACACATTTATATCTGCCATGTTGGAGCAATGTGGGTTTGAGAATGTTTTTAAAAAAAGGACCCGTTACCCTGTTATCACCCTTGATGAATTACAGTATACTGATTGTCAATTAGTTCTATTATCTTCTGAACCTTTTCCTTTCAAAGCAGCCCATTTTCCATTTTTTACCTCTCTTCCTGTTCAGCTGGTAGATGGAGAAATGTTCAGCTGGTATGGTAGTAGAATCTTGCGCGCTGCGGCTTATTTTCGGGATAATTTCTACCAAAATCAGGCTTTTTTTTGA
- the fbaA gene encoding class II fructose-bisphosphate aldolase: MGKYRAGVLFGEELEALYNDAKNNAWAMPAVNVVGTNTVNAVLETAAKVNSPVIIQFSNGGAQFFAGKGMPNDKLQANIAGGISGAKHVHEVAKYYGVPVVLHTDHAAKKWLPWIDGLLDAGEEFKKQTGQPLYSSHMLDLSEEPIHENIEISKKYFERMNKLGMSIEIELGVTGGEEDGVDNSGVDNSKLYTQPEDVNFAYEQLSQVGTRFTVAAAFGNVHGVYSPGNVALRPEILQNCQDFIQAKHKTAAKPVYYVFHGGSGSPKHQITEALGYGVIKMNLDTDMQWAFWEGVHDFYEAKRDYLQAQLGNPEGADKPNKKFYDPRVWLRKGEETFVKRLEEAFKDLNCIGRNA; this comes from the coding sequence ATGGGAAAATACAGAGCTGGCGTATTATTCGGCGAAGAGCTGGAAGCGCTGTACAATGATGCCAAGAACAATGCATGGGCAATGCCTGCGGTAAACGTGGTAGGTACTAATACAGTAAATGCTGTACTGGAAACTGCTGCAAAAGTAAACTCACCTGTTATTATTCAGTTTTCTAACGGTGGTGCACAGTTCTTTGCAGGTAAAGGAATGCCGAATGATAAGTTGCAGGCAAACATTGCAGGTGGCATTTCCGGTGCAAAACACGTACATGAAGTAGCTAAATACTACGGTGTACCGGTTGTATTGCACACAGACCATGCTGCTAAAAAATGGTTGCCATGGATCGACGGTCTGCTGGATGCGGGTGAAGAATTTAAGAAACAAACTGGTCAGCCACTGTACAGTTCCCACATGCTGGATCTTTCTGAAGAGCCAATCCATGAGAACATCGAGATCTCTAAAAAATATTTCGAGCGTATGAACAAGCTGGGTATGTCCATCGAAATCGAGCTGGGCGTAACTGGTGGTGAAGAAGACGGTGTTGATAACTCCGGCGTAGACAACTCCAAGCTGTATACTCAGCCTGAAGATGTAAACTTCGCTTACGAGCAACTGTCTCAGGTAGGTACTCGTTTCACAGTAGCTGCTGCTTTTGGTAACGTACATGGTGTATATTCACCAGGTAACGTGGCACTGCGTCCTGAGATCCTGCAGAATTGCCAGGACTTCATCCAGGCTAAGCACAAAACTGCTGCTAAACCAGTTTATTATGTATTCCATGGTGGTTCAGGTTCTCCTAAGCATCAGATTACAGAAGCACTGGGTTACGGTGTAATCAAGATGAACCTGGATACAGATATGCAGTGGGCATTCTGGGAAGGTGTTCATGATTTCTACGAAGCCAAGAGAGATTATCTGCAGGCTCAGCTGGGTAACCCAGAGGGTGCTGATAAGCCAAATAAGAAATTCTATGATCCTCGTGTATGGCTGCGTAAAGGTGAAGAGACTTTTGTAAAACGTCTGGAAGAGGCGTTCAAAGATCTGAACTGCATTGGCAGAAATGCTTAA
- the accD gene encoding acetyl-CoA carboxylase, carboxyltransferase subunit beta, with the protein MSSWFKRIKQGIQTSTSEKKEAPDGLWHKCPSCKKTVTVKDLKDHFYVCDKCNYHNRIDSAEYFEILFDNNQFEELFPNIYPKDFLGFKDLKPYGARLIDAQKKSGLKDAMRVGVGKVFGNDLVVSCMDFAFIGGSMGSVVGEKIARSIDYCIAHKMPLMIISKSGGARMMESAFSLMQMAKTSAKLTQLADAKLPFISLATDPTTGGVTASFAMLGDLNIAEPKALIGFAGPRIIKETIKKDLPEGFQSAEFLLEHGFLDLIIDRKEMKAKLAQLLELFKN; encoded by the coding sequence ATGTCAAGCTGGTTTAAGCGAATTAAACAAGGCATTCAAACGTCTACAAGTGAGAAGAAAGAAGCGCCGGATGGTTTGTGGCACAAATGCCCTAGCTGCAAAAAAACAGTTACGGTCAAAGACCTGAAGGACCACTTTTACGTGTGCGATAAGTGTAATTACCACAATCGTATCGATTCTGCTGAATATTTCGAGATCTTATTCGATAACAATCAGTTCGAAGAGCTGTTCCCTAATATTTATCCAAAGGACTTTTTGGGATTCAAGGACTTAAAGCCATATGGCGCAAGGTTAATAGATGCTCAGAAGAAATCCGGACTGAAAGACGCGATGCGTGTAGGTGTGGGTAAAGTATTTGGTAACGACCTGGTGGTTTCCTGCATGGACTTTGCTTTTATTGGCGGTTCTATGGGTTCAGTGGTAGGTGAGAAAATCGCCCGCTCCATTGATTATTGTATTGCACACAAAATGCCATTAATGATCATCTCCAAATCTGGTGGTGCCCGTATGATGGAAAGTGCTTTTTCCCTGATGCAAATGGCAAAAACTTCTGCCAAGCTGACGCAGTTGGCGGATGCGAAGCTGCCTTTCATCTCTCTGGCAACAGATCCGACCACGGGTGGTGTAACGGCTTCTTTCGCAATGCTGGGTGACCTGAACATTGCAGAGCCTAAGGCCCTGATCGGTTTCGCTGGTCCACGTATCATTAAGGAAACGATCAAGAAAGACTTGCCTGAGGGTTTCCAGAGTGCTGAGTTCCTGCTGGAACATGGCTTTTTGGACCTGATCATTGACCGTAAAGAAATGAAGGCCAAACTGGCACAGTTGCTCGAATTGTTTAAAAACTAA
- the smpB gene encoding SsrA-binding protein SmpB produces MAELRNRSAFYEYAIEDKFIAGMVLTGTEIKSIRQSRVSFNDSFCYFSKGELFVRSLHITEYSHGAYANHDPLRERKLLLTKRELRKMEGKIKEKGFTIVPLRIFLSEKGLAKMEIGLGRGKKMHDKRESIKERDTQREIKRYLK; encoded by the coding sequence GTGGCAGAACTGAGGAACAGATCGGCATTTTATGAGTACGCAATAGAGGATAAATTTATTGCAGGGATGGTATTGACAGGTACTGAGATTAAATCTATCCGACAGAGCCGGGTTAGTTTTAATGACTCATTCTGCTATTTTTCTAAAGGAGAATTGTTTGTTAGAAGCCTGCATATCACCGAATATTCGCATGGCGCCTACGCGAATCATGACCCATTGCGCGAGCGTAAGTTGCTGTTGACAAAACGGGAGCTGCGTAAGATGGAAGGGAAGATTAAGGAGAAAGGGTTTACCATCGTTCCATTACGTATTTTTTTGAGTGAGAAGGGGTTGGCGAAGATGGAGATAGGACTTGGCAGAGGGAAGAAAATGCATGATAAGCGTGAGTCTATTAAGGAGAGAGATACGCAGAGAGAGATTAAGCGGTATCTGAAGTAA
- the rnhA gene encoding ribonuclease HI, protein MSEVIIYTDGSSRGNPGPGGYGVILMWNSVRKELSQGYRKTTNNRMELLAVIVALETLKKDGLPVRIFTDSEYVVNSIEKGWLWNWVKIGFKDKKNKDLWQRFIPAYRRQQVKFTWVKGHSTNPLNNRCDELATAAADSGQWLIDQGFEAGN, encoded by the coding sequence ATGTCCGAAGTAATAATCTACACAGACGGTTCATCCCGCGGCAATCCAGGCCCAGGCGGCTACGGCGTCATCCTCATGTGGAACTCAGTTCGCAAAGAACTCTCCCAGGGATATCGCAAAACCACCAACAACCGCATGGAACTCCTCGCTGTTATCGTCGCGCTCGAAACGCTCAAAAAGGACGGTTTGCCAGTCCGCATCTTCACCGACAGTGAATACGTAGTCAATTCTATTGAAAAAGGTTGGCTCTGGAACTGGGTAAAGATCGGCTTCAAAGACAAAAAGAACAAAGACCTCTGGCAGCGGTTTATTCCTGCTTACAGAAGACAGCAAGTGAAATTTACCTGGGTAAAAGGGCACTCTACCAATCCACTCAATAACCGCTGTGATGAATTGGCTACTGCCGCTGCTGATAGTGGACAATGGTTGATAGATCAGGGGTTTGAAGCGGGGAATTAA
- a CDS encoding acyl-CoA carboxylase subunit beta, which yields MEAQQLDKNRNEDAMRRSLSTLKQRLAIVEQGGGKKNLEKVRQRGKLTPRERIAYLCDKDATFIEIGAFAAYGMYEEHGGCPAAGTVGGIGYIAGRQCMIVANDMTVKAGAWFPMTGKKNLRLQEIAMENHLPIIYLVDSAGVYLPMQDEIFPDKEHFGRIFRNNARMSAMGITQIAAVMGSCVAGGAYLPIMSDEVLMVEGNGSIFLAGPYLVKAAIGETIDAETLGGAVTHTEISGIADYKFKSDEECLDHIKKIVSKLGHPADAGFDRVAAVAPAKDPSELYSLIPEDSTRPYDMVDVISRIVDNSEFDQYKEDYGKSILCGYARIDGWAVGIVANQRKIVKSRKGEMQMGGVIYNDSADKAARFIMNCNQKKIPLVFLQDVTGFMVGSRSEHAGIIKDGAKLVNAVANSIVPKITVIVGNSYGAGNYAMCGKAYDPRFIYAWPNAKIAVMGGEQAAKTLLQIQVASLKAKGEEITPEDENKLLSEITAKYNSQTTPYYAAARLWVDEIIDPLDTRRIISESIKAANQAPVEGNFSLGVFQV from the coding sequence ATGGAAGCACAGCAACTGGACAAGAACAGGAATGAAGATGCCATGCGCAGATCGCTCAGTACCCTGAAACAACGCCTCGCCATTGTAGAACAGGGCGGAGGTAAAAAGAACCTCGAAAAAGTCCGGCAGCGGGGCAAATTGACTCCCCGTGAACGTATCGCATATCTCTGTGACAAAGACGCGACCTTTATTGAAATAGGGGCATTTGCTGCCTATGGGATGTATGAAGAACATGGTGGGTGCCCGGCGGCAGGCACTGTCGGAGGTATCGGCTACATTGCCGGGCGGCAGTGTATGATCGTGGCCAATGATATGACCGTGAAAGCGGGGGCCTGGTTCCCTATGACGGGGAAGAAAAACCTTCGCCTGCAGGAGATCGCAATGGAGAATCATTTGCCCATTATTTACCTGGTAGATAGTGCGGGGGTATACTTGCCTATGCAGGATGAGATCTTCCCGGATAAGGAGCATTTTGGCCGTATATTTCGCAATAATGCGCGTATGAGTGCGATGGGTATTACACAGATAGCGGCGGTGATGGGTAGTTGTGTAGCAGGTGGTGCGTATCTGCCTATCATGAGTGATGAAGTGCTGATGGTAGAAGGTAATGGTTCTATCTTTCTCGCAGGGCCATATTTAGTAAAGGCGGCTATTGGTGAAACTATAGATGCAGAGACCTTGGGTGGCGCCGTGACACATACAGAAATTTCAGGTATTGCTGATTATAAATTCAAATCAGATGAGGAGTGTCTGGATCATATAAAGAAAATAGTCAGCAAGCTGGGGCACCCGGCCGATGCGGGTTTTGACAGGGTCGCAGCTGTTGCTCCGGCAAAAGATCCTTCGGAATTATATAGCCTGATTCCTGAAGATAGTACCCGTCCTTATGATATGGTGGACGTAATTTCAAGGATAGTAGATAATTCTGAATTTGATCAATACAAAGAAGATTATGGTAAAAGCATTCTGTGTGGCTATGCCCGCATAGATGGTTGGGCAGTGGGTATAGTAGCGAATCAGCGGAAGATAGTAAAAAGCAGGAAAGGTGAAATGCAGATGGGTGGTGTGATCTATAATGATAGTGCGGATAAGGCAGCCCGTTTTATCATGAATTGTAATCAGAAGAAAATACCGCTGGTGTTTTTACAGGATGTAACCGGGTTTATGGTGGGTAGCCGTAGTGAACATGCGGGTATCATTAAAGATGGAGCAAAGCTGGTGAATGCAGTGGCGAATTCTATCGTTCCCAAAATTACAGTAATCGTGGGAAACTCTTATGGTGCGGGCAACTATGCGATGTGTGGGAAGGCATATGATCCACGTTTTATCTATGCATGGCCCAATGCAAAGATTGCGGTAATGGGAGGGGAGCAGGCGGCAAAGACATTGTTGCAGATCCAGGTGGCTTCGCTCAAAGCAAAAGGGGAGGAGATTACGCCTGAGGATGAAAATAAATTGCTGTCTGAGATCACAGCGAAGTATAATAGTCAAACCACGCCCTATTATGCGGCGGCTAGATTATGGGTAGATGAAATAATAGACCCATTGGATACACGAAGAATAATTTCTGAGAGTATAAAGGCCGCGAATCAGGCCCCCGTGGAGGGTAATTTTAGTTTGGGCGTATTTCAGGTGTAA
- a CDS encoding C40 family peptidase, protein MKRLILLLLPLGATITTAAAQQKKKTKATPAKKQTHVVHSTHAKTTAHAHNSQSGKTAHLPHTKPGKKGTAHHPAKGGKAAMAVRPGSGVNPDLPDEPVHQVYVPDSADLASIKQEEVRNMLLTLVSELGKPYVRGAIGPIGFDCSGLINYGFNAIGMTIPRTAASISVLGQVVSPENFSPGDLLFFTGRKNVKGKKVGHVGMVYKVEGGKVMMIHSSNQGVNIVDITNSTYYKKRLVAAKRIFSPMPVDSCQEPLPLNESKK, encoded by the coding sequence GTGAAGAGGCTAATACTACTGCTACTGCCCCTGGGGGCGACCATAACGACTGCTGCTGCACAGCAGAAAAAGAAAACCAAAGCCACGCCTGCGAAAAAGCAAACGCACGTGGTGCATTCCACGCATGCTAAAACCACAGCACATGCGCATAATTCCCAATCTGGTAAAACGGCTCACCTGCCCCATACTAAACCCGGAAAAAAAGGGACTGCTCATCACCCTGCAAAGGGGGGGAAAGCTGCTATGGCGGTGAGACCTGGTTCGGGTGTCAATCCTGACTTACCGGACGAGCCGGTGCATCAGGTGTATGTGCCTGACAGCGCCGATCTGGCCAGTATCAAACAGGAGGAGGTGCGCAATATGCTGCTCACCCTGGTATCGGAACTGGGTAAACCTTATGTTCGTGGTGCAATCGGCCCCATTGGGTTTGATTGTAGCGGGTTGATTAATTATGGTTTTAATGCCATCGGTATGACCATCCCAAGAACGGCTGCGAGTATTTCTGTACTAGGGCAGGTGGTGAGTCCGGAGAATTTCAGTCCTGGTGATCTGTTGTTCTTTACAGGAAGGAAGAATGTAAAAGGCAAGAAAGTAGGTCACGTAGGTATGGTCTATAAGGTAGAAGGCGGAAAGGTGATGATGATTCACTCATCCAACCAGGGGGTGAATATCGTTGACATCACGAACAGTACTTACTACAAAAAGAGATTAGTCGCTGCAAAGCGTATATTCTCACCAATGCCGGTAGATTCCTGTCAGGAGCCACTGCCACTGAATGAGAGCAAGAAATAA
- a CDS encoding CapA family protein: MLNLNRSKSGKLLFSFNGILLIVLAQLLLGGLDTKTSTPRKPVSLKATVPVARLREPGIADTISFSIVGDLMVGSSYPSTYYLPKYDSGTILQEALPVLSQTDLRIGNLESCVSDSAPVFKSCGTNQCFAFRTPTKFAQWYKDAGFEYLNLANNHSFDFGLTGVTNTLAWLQENNIRTSGTPQHPTDSITVRNTRIGFISFAPHSNCLDLNDDSLVTAMISELKPRFDIVVVFFHGGAEGASKMTTPKTKEVFFGQNRGNVRHFARLCVDAGADMVIGSGPHVVRGMEVYKEKLIAYSLGNFSTYHQFNLKYPLNIAPLLQVTITKEGRMLDNKVFSFKQEGEGIPKPDSAMKAFKMIRSLSVKDFGYTGVNVGTL, translated from the coding sequence ATGTTGAATTTGAATCGTTCAAAAAGCGGTAAACTGCTATTTTCATTTAATGGCATTTTACTGATTGTGTTAGCCCAATTACTACTCGGAGGTCTGGATACCAAAACATCCACCCCCCGAAAACCTGTGTCGCTCAAAGCGACGGTACCTGTAGCAAGGTTACGTGAACCTGGCATTGCCGATACTATCAGTTTCTCGATAGTAGGAGACCTCATGGTCGGTTCCAGCTATCCTTCCACCTACTATCTTCCAAAATATGATAGTGGAACGATCCTGCAGGAGGCGCTGCCCGTGTTATCACAAACCGATCTCCGCATTGGGAACCTGGAAAGCTGTGTATCCGACTCGGCCCCTGTGTTCAAAAGCTGTGGTACTAACCAGTGCTTCGCTTTCCGTACTCCCACAAAATTTGCCCAGTGGTACAAAGACGCCGGTTTCGAATACCTCAACCTGGCTAACAACCACAGTTTTGATTTCGGTCTGACAGGGGTCACGAACACCCTCGCCTGGTTGCAGGAGAATAATATCCGTACCAGCGGTACCCCGCAGCACCCTACGGATAGCATCACGGTCAGGAATACCCGCATCGGGTTCATATCCTTTGCCCCACACAGTAACTGCCTGGATCTCAATGACGATTCACTGGTAACTGCCATGATATCTGAACTAAAACCCCGTTTTGACATCGTAGTCGTATTCTTCCATGGAGGTGCAGAAGGGGCTTCCAAAATGACCACGCCGAAGACAAAAGAGGTCTTTTTTGGGCAAAACAGGGGAAATGTCCGTCATTTTGCGCGTCTTTGTGTAGATGCCGGAGCGGACATGGTAATCGGCTCAGGTCCCCATGTAGTAAGGGGAATGGAGGTATATAAGGAAAAATTAATCGCTTATAGTTTAGGTAATTTTTCAACTTATCACCAATTCAATTTAAAATATCCGCTAAATATTGCACCTTTGTTGCAGGTAACAATCACAAAAGAGGGGAGAATGCTGGACAATAAAGTCTTCTCTTTCAAGCAAGAAGGAGAAGGTATCCCAAAACCTGACTCGGCTATGAAAGCTTTCAAAATGATCCGTTCATTGTCGGTGAAGGATTTTGGATATACAGGAGTGAATGTAGGGACCTTGTGA
- a CDS encoding glycoside hydrolase family 76 protein, with translation MKPIFTLSVLLLFIQLCTFGQLATYGPVAETLQTSMYNTFGVPTNNYWWCAHGVDALNDGYLRTRSDTYKTRMKSLLLGTKSFNGNTYINTFYDDMEWMGLAALNAYKSTADADYYSVASLLWTDINTGYSNGALDWNKNCSGCKNTCANTPAVILGARIYRYTGNAADLQRAKDIYSFVKTNLVDATTGAVWDNINLNTGVTQKDWVFSYNVGTYIGAAWELYKATNDVTYLNDAIKTAEYAYNSRRPNGMFFADETGGGDGGLFKGIFIRYLSILAREGVLTDAVRAKYNAAIQYNAEVLRTQGINTSNNLVSPNWSVPPSSSTDYSTQLSGVMLEEAAANLDQAFFYKDITYGGYAWPLPLGAYNTAALVAKGIKDNDITSYAIPAGYQVTLYKNDNFSGENFTITGLSTWIGNAWNDSASSLIVHPVGVATFYKDCNYTGAFVSLTAGTYTLSQLQARGILNDDVSSLKVTGGYQVTLYLNDNFGGRTIVKTADDACLVDDNFNDSTSSIKISATAAVIASSAVTSSASHTANDPSFTIYPNPVKDVLTVKAGFDFSKEIVRVVDISGRVVLTTYTSTGKIDVSRLPSGVYTLVLLHGNQQYVRKFIK, from the coding sequence ATGAAACCCATTTTTACACTCAGTGTCCTGCTGTTATTTATACAGCTGTGCACCTTCGGCCAGCTTGCTACCTATGGTCCTGTAGCAGAAACTTTACAGACAAGTATGTACAACACCTTTGGCGTTCCCACGAATAATTATTGGTGGTGTGCGCATGGTGTAGACGCCCTCAACGACGGTTATTTACGTACCCGCTCCGACACTTACAAGACCCGTATGAAGAGCCTCCTGCTGGGTACCAAATCATTTAACGGCAACACCTATATCAATACATTCTATGATGATATGGAGTGGATGGGATTAGCCGCATTGAATGCGTACAAATCTACTGCCGATGCTGACTATTACAGCGTAGCTTCCCTGCTCTGGACGGACATCAACACGGGGTATTCCAATGGTGCGCTCGACTGGAACAAGAATTGTTCCGGGTGCAAAAACACCTGTGCCAATACTCCTGCGGTGATCCTGGGTGCACGCATCTATCGCTACACCGGCAATGCAGCTGACCTGCAAAGGGCAAAGGATATCTACTCCTTTGTAAAAACAAACCTCGTAGATGCCACCACCGGTGCGGTGTGGGACAACATCAACCTGAACACTGGTGTGACGCAGAAGGACTGGGTCTTCTCTTACAATGTAGGTACGTACATCGGTGCCGCCTGGGAGTTGTACAAGGCGACGAATGACGTCACTTACCTGAATGATGCGATCAAGACGGCTGAATATGCTTACAATAGCCGTCGTCCCAACGGGATGTTTTTTGCAGATGAAACAGGGGGCGGAGATGGAGGTTTGTTCAAAGGTATCTTTATTCGCTATCTCTCTATCTTAGCCAGGGAAGGGGTTTTGACAGATGCGGTAAGAGCAAAGTACAATGCCGCTATTCAGTACAATGCAGAAGTACTCCGTACGCAGGGGATCAATACTTCTAACAACCTGGTCAGCCCTAACTGGTCAGTGCCCCCTTCATCCTCCACAGATTATTCCACACAACTGAGTGGGGTAATGCTGGAAGAAGCAGCGGCCAATTTAGATCAGGCATTTTTCTATAAAGATATCACTTATGGCGGTTATGCATGGCCTTTACCGTTAGGAGCATACAATACGGCTGCGTTAGTGGCAAAAGGTATCAAGGATAATGATATCACCAGTTATGCCATCCCTGCCGGGTACCAGGTAACGCTGTATAAGAATGATAATTTCTCAGGAGAAAATTTCACGATTACAGGATTGAGTACATGGATCGGAAATGCATGGAATGATAGTGCTTCATCTTTGATTGTCCACCCCGTTGGCGTAGCTACTTTCTATAAGGATTGTAATTATACAGGTGCGTTTGTGAGTTTGACAGCGGGTACATATACCTTGTCTCAGTTGCAGGCAAGAGGTATTCTGAATGATGATGTATCTTCTTTGAAAGTGACGGGCGGGTATCAGGTAACACTATATCTGAATGATAACTTCGGCGGAAGAACAATCGTAAAGACGGCGGATGATGCCTGTCTGGTAGATGATAATTTTAATGATTCAACATCATCAATTAAGATTAGTGCAACGGCTGCGGTTATTGCATCATCAGCAGTAACGTCTTCTGCTTCACATACAGCGAACGATCCGTCATTTACCATTTATCCCAACCCGGTAAAAGACGTGTTGACAGTAAAAGCCGGATTTGATTTCTCTAAAGAAATTGTGCGTGTAGTAGATATTTCCGGGAGAGTTGTATTAACTACCTATACCTCCACAGGTAAGATAGATGTATCCCGTTTACCATCCGGCGTATATACACTCGTGTTACTACATGGTAATCAACAATATGTACGTAAATTCATAAAATAA
- a CDS encoding bifunctional helix-turn-helix transcriptional regulator/GNAT family N-acetyltransferase, with protein MSSNLEVVQEISEFNRYYTSLSETLNRHVSENNLTLTALRVLHTLTAEDQCTAGKLVDNLGIDGGYLSRMLKAFESEQLLSRKKSALDGRTWYLQITAKGRKLLEMMQETAGEQIRQLLDPIPDEQQLALAAAMKTIRHILSEENRITANDITWRYQLLPGDPGYLMYMHGTLYAKELGYNLEFDTSVCKNFAEFLEAYNPSKDQVYLALHGNQIVASIAVVWHSRYAAQLKWFLVHPDFRGMGLGRKLLADAIINCREKGYHKIYLFSTNLAETANNMFRKAGFRKTGEKPVGLYGKHMNEERYDMDLV; from the coding sequence ATGTCATCGAATCTTGAAGTGGTACAGGAAATCAGTGAGTTTAACAGATACTATACCAGTTTGTCGGAAACCTTGAACCGACACGTATCCGAAAACAACCTTACCTTGACGGCCTTAAGGGTACTCCACACCTTAACAGCTGAAGACCAGTGCACCGCTGGTAAACTTGTGGATAATCTTGGAATTGACGGCGGCTACCTAAGCCGTATGCTCAAAGCTTTTGAAAGCGAGCAACTACTTTCCAGAAAGAAATCTGCGTTGGATGGCCGTACCTGGTACCTGCAGATTACTGCCAAAGGACGGAAGCTGCTGGAGATGATGCAGGAAACGGCGGGTGAACAGATCCGTCAGTTGCTGGACCCAATTCCTGACGAGCAACAGTTAGCGCTGGCTGCCGCCATGAAGACCATCCGCCACATCCTGTCCGAAGAAAACCGGATCACCGCTAACGATATTACATGGAGATACCAGCTGCTCCCCGGAGACCCTGGTTACCTGATGTATATGCACGGCACCTTGTATGCCAAAGAACTGGGGTATAACCTGGAATTCGATACCAGCGTATGTAAGAACTTCGCCGAGTTCCTGGAAGCGTACAATCCTTCCAAGGATCAGGTATACCTCGCACTGCATGGCAACCAGATCGTGGCGTCAATCGCTGTCGTTTGGCATTCCCGCTATGCCGCACAGCTCAAATGGTTCCTGGTACATCCTGATTTCAGAGGGATGGGGCTGGGCCGCAAGTTACTGGCAGATGCCATTATTAACTGCCGGGAGAAGGGGTATCACAAAATTTACCTGTTTTCAACCAATCTGGCCGAAACGGCTAATAATATGTTTAGAAAAGCAGGCTTCCGCAAGACAGGCGAAAAACCGGTTGGCTTGTACGGAAAGCATATGAACGAAGAGCGTTACGACATGGATCTCGTCTAA
- a CDS encoding c-type cytochrome, producing MIRWIMAAMLLMSVAGVGMAQTKSKTVGKANGNTAGKATGSTAGSAASIARGKVLYQNICLACHQADGSGVPRMNPPLIRTSFVLGDKTKLITIVLKGLNDDVEIEGEYYSNPMPPQAQLKDEEIADVLTFVRNSFGNKASAIKPAEVKAVRAKIK from the coding sequence ATGATAAGATGGATAATGGCAGCGATGCTGCTAATGAGTGTTGCAGGTGTTGGTATGGCACAGACTAAAAGCAAAACTGTTGGTAAAGCTAACGGTAATACTGCTGGCAAAGCCACCGGCAGTACTGCTGGCAGCGCCGCTTCAATAGCCCGCGGAAAAGTACTGTACCAGAATATATGTTTAGCCTGTCACCAGGCAGACGGCAGCGGGGTACCCCGCATGAACCCACCCCTGATCAGGACAAGCTTCGTACTGGGCGATAAAACAAAATTGATCACCATCGTCCTGAAAGGGCTGAATGACGATGTGGAAATTGAAGGGGAGTATTACTCCAATCCTATGCCCCCACAGGCGCAGCTCAAGGACGAGGAAATCGCCGACGTGCTCACCTTTGTAAGAAACAGTTTCGGGAATAAAGCCAGCGCCATAAAACCCGCAGAGGTCAAAGCCGTTAGGGCAAAAATTAAATAA